A window of Bufo gargarizans isolate SCDJY-AF-19 chromosome 9, ASM1485885v1, whole genome shotgun sequence contains these coding sequences:
- the LOC122946409 gene encoding ubiquitin-related modifier 1, giving the protein MTSGAHGKMAAPMGVLLEFGGGAELLFQGIKKHHVTLPGRPDPWDIRQLLVWIKENLLKERPELFIQGDTVRPGILVLINDADWELMGELDYKIQDRDNIVFISTLHGG; this is encoded by the exons ATGACTTCCGGCGCACAtggcaagatggcggcgcccatgggTGTGCTGCTGGAATTTGG AGGTGGCGCTGAGCTGCTGTTCCAGGGAATCAAAAAGCACCACGTGACCCTGCCCGGCCGACCGGATCCTT GGGACATCAGGCAGTTGCTGGTTTGGATAAAAGAGAATTTGCTGAAGGAGCGCCCCGAGCTATTTATTCAGGGGGATACAGT GCGGCCGGGTATCCTGGTTCTCATTAATGACGCTGACTGGGAACTGATG GGCGAGCTGGATTACAAGATTCAAGATCGAGACAACATTGTGTTCATCTCCACGTTACACGGCGGATAG